A section of the Thermotoga caldifontis AZM44c09 genome encodes:
- a CDS encoding TM0026 family membrane protein produces the protein MSLRALLTVLCWALVLELFVLAYYLWRGIRPFEFYLNFVLLIVTASLLVLLVSKERRRRRKDGSE, from the coding sequence ATGTCTCTCCGCGCACTGTTGACCGTACTGTGCTGGGCACTCGTTCTGGAGTTGTTCGTACTGGCTTACTATCTCTGGCGCGGAATCAGACCGTTCGAGTTCTATCTGAACTTCGTTCTTCTGATCGTGACGGCTTCATTGCTGGTGCTCTTAGTATCGAAAGAGAGAAGAAGGAGGCGAAAGGATGGATCCGAATGA